The following coding sequences are from one Prochlorococcus marinus XMU1412 window:
- a CDS encoding magnesium chelatase subunit H: MFTQVRSANRRVSPVEDNKHKVVIKAVYVVLEPQYQNSLTEAAKSINKMNGPIGIDLSGYLIEELRNDSNFEDFKEDIANADIFIASLIFIEDLAQKVVDAVSPFKDKLKASIVFPSMPEVMRLNKLGSFSMAQLGQSKSIIGDLIKKKKESDGASFQDSMLKLLNTLPSILKYLPVEKAQDARTFILSFQYWLGGTTENLKNFLLMISEKYAVSETIKDQIEEFKIQDPETFPDLGIWHPLAPCMFESLKEYQNWENNRKDINPKDDKTPTIGLVLQRSHIVTGDDAHYVAVIQELEYRGARVLPIFCGGLDFSKPVNEFYYDSINKDQPIVDGVVSLTGFALVGGPARQDHPKAIEALKRLNRPYMVALPLVFQTTQEWEDSDLGLHPVQVALQIAIPELDGAIEPIILSGRDDATGKAHTLQDRVDVIAERAIKWSTLRVKQRKDKKLAITVFSFPPDKGNVGTAAYLNVFGSIYRVLLEMKSKGYQIDELPSNSKELMEKVINNPEAMDGSPELNIAHKMSVKEYEEFTPYSQRLEENWGKPPGNLNSDGQNLLIYGKHFGNVFIGVQPTFGYEGDPMRLLYSRSASPHHGFAAYYTYVEKIWGADAVLHFGTHGSLEFMPGKQMGMSDTCYPDSLIGSLPNLYYYAANNPSEATIAKRRGYASTISYLTPPAENAGLYKGLKELSELVGSYQQLRENSRGIQIVNAIVETSKQCNLDKDVELPSTDVEELSIDERDLFVGNVYKQLMEIESRLLPCGLHTIGEAPTAEEAVATLVNIASLEREQEGLRSLPGLLAESIGLTIEQIYDGNNKGELKFVELNEKIIKTARESIFAMVNSLKIVDGRVYLEKSLLSKLFDLLKVFGLNLPTPWLRVSRLNGFNEINQKELNKLFDYLLFCLEQVCADKEMDSLIKALDGNYVLPGPGGDPIRNPGVLPSGKNIHALDPQSIPTTAAVAAAKSVVDKLIERQKEEQGTWPETIACVLWGTDNIKTYGESLAQILWFVGVKPKPDSVGRINKLELIPLEELGRPRIDVVVNCSGVFRDLFINQMALIDQAVKLAAEADEPLESNFVRKHSLEQAEKEGTSIRDASARVFSNASGSYSSNVNLAVENSTWEEENELQEMYLSRKTYAFNADNPGEMNQKREVFESVMKTADVTFQNLDSSEISLTDVSHYFDSDPTKLIKTLRDDGKEPSSYIADTTTSNAQVRTLGETIRLDSRTKLLNPKWYEGMLKSGYEGVRELSNRLNYTLGWSATSGQVDNFVYEETNETFINDEEMRKRLMDLNPNSFRRIVGTLLEVNGRGYWETSDENIEQLKELYQEVEDKIEGVKE, from the coding sequence ATGTTTACGCAGGTCCGCTCAGCAAACCGCAGAGTATCTCCTGTTGAGGATAACAAACACAAAGTTGTAATAAAAGCAGTTTATGTTGTCCTTGAGCCACAATACCAAAATTCCTTAACGGAAGCTGCAAAGTCAATAAATAAGATGAATGGACCAATAGGTATAGATCTTAGCGGCTATCTTATCGAAGAGCTTAGGAATGATAGTAATTTTGAAGATTTTAAAGAAGATATAGCTAATGCAGATATATTCATTGCTTCTCTAATTTTCATTGAAGACCTTGCTCAAAAAGTGGTTGATGCAGTATCTCCATTTAAAGACAAACTTAAAGCATCAATTGTTTTCCCCTCCATGCCAGAGGTAATGAGATTAAATAAGTTGGGTTCATTTAGTATGGCCCAACTTGGTCAATCTAAAAGTATTATTGGAGATTTAATAAAAAAGAAAAAAGAATCTGATGGAGCAAGTTTCCAAGATTCAATGTTGAAGTTATTAAATACACTACCTTCAATACTTAAATATCTACCAGTAGAAAAAGCACAAGATGCTAGAACATTTATTCTGAGTTTTCAGTACTGGTTAGGTGGTACAACTGAAAACTTAAAAAACTTCTTGTTAATGATTTCTGAAAAGTATGCTGTTTCAGAAACCATAAAAGATCAAATAGAAGAATTCAAAATTCAAGACCCTGAAACATTCCCAGATTTGGGAATTTGGCATCCTCTTGCTCCTTGCATGTTTGAAAGTCTTAAAGAATATCAAAATTGGGAAAATAACAGGAAAGATATAAACCCTAAAGATGACAAAACTCCAACAATAGGCTTAGTGCTTCAAAGGAGTCATATTGTTACGGGAGATGATGCTCATTACGTTGCTGTTATTCAAGAATTGGAATACAGAGGTGCGAGAGTACTACCTATCTTCTGTGGAGGTTTAGATTTTTCAAAACCAGTTAATGAATTTTATTATGATTCCATAAACAAGGATCAACCTATAGTAGATGGAGTTGTATCTCTAACAGGATTTGCACTAGTTGGTGGGCCAGCAAGACAAGATCATCCTAAAGCTATTGAAGCCCTAAAAAGGTTAAACAGACCCTATATGGTTGCACTTCCATTAGTCTTCCAAACCACACAAGAATGGGAAGATAGTGATCTAGGTTTACACCCTGTTCAGGTAGCACTTCAAATTGCAATTCCAGAACTTGATGGTGCTATTGAACCTATTATTCTCTCAGGTCGTGATGATGCTACAGGTAAGGCACATACGCTCCAAGATCGAGTTGATGTAATAGCTGAAAGAGCGATAAAATGGTCAACTTTAAGAGTTAAACAAAGAAAGGATAAAAAATTAGCCATCACAGTATTTAGTTTTCCACCTGACAAAGGAAATGTTGGTACGGCAGCATACCTAAATGTTTTTGGTTCAATATATAGAGTACTGCTTGAAATGAAATCGAAAGGATATCAAATAGATGAACTTCCAAGTAATTCTAAAGAATTAATGGAAAAAGTAATTAACAATCCTGAAGCGATGGATGGCTCTCCAGAGTTAAATATTGCTCATAAGATGTCAGTAAAAGAATACGAAGAGTTCACACCATATTCACAAAGACTTGAAGAGAATTGGGGCAAACCTCCTGGGAATCTTAATAGTGACGGACAAAACCTTCTTATCTATGGAAAACATTTTGGAAATGTTTTTATAGGAGTTCAACCTACATTCGGTTATGAAGGTGATCCTATGAGATTGCTCTATTCAAGAAGTGCTAGTCCTCATCATGGTTTTGCTGCTTATTACACCTATGTAGAAAAAATTTGGGGTGCTGATGCTGTTCTTCATTTTGGAACTCATGGCTCACTTGAATTTATGCCTGGTAAGCAGATGGGCATGAGTGATACCTGCTATCCTGATTCTCTAATTGGATCATTGCCCAATTTGTATTACTATGCTGCTAATAATCCATCTGAAGCAACAATTGCAAAGAGAAGAGGATATGCTTCAACTATTAGTTATCTGACTCCTCCAGCGGAAAATGCTGGGCTCTATAAAGGACTTAAAGAACTAAGTGAACTTGTTGGTTCTTATCAACAATTAAGAGAAAATAGCAGGGGTATTCAAATTGTTAATGCAATAGTTGAGACCTCTAAACAATGTAACCTTGACAAAGATGTTGAGCTTCCTTCAACAGATGTAGAAGAACTCTCAATAGATGAAAGAGATTTATTTGTAGGTAATGTCTATAAACAGTTGATGGAAATTGAAAGTAGGTTGTTACCTTGCGGTCTTCATACTATTGGAGAAGCTCCAACAGCAGAAGAAGCTGTTGCAACACTCGTAAATATTGCATCTTTAGAGAGAGAACAAGAAGGATTAAGATCACTTCCTGGATTACTCGCAGAATCCATCGGCCTAACTATTGAACAAATTTATGATGGTAATAACAAAGGTGAACTTAAATTTGTAGAGTTAAATGAAAAAATCATTAAGACAGCAAGAGAGTCGATTTTTGCGATGGTCAACTCTTTAAAAATTGTTGATGGCAGAGTATATTTAGAAAAATCACTTCTTTCCAAACTTTTCGATTTACTTAAAGTTTTTGGTCTAAATCTACCTACCCCTTGGTTAAGAGTTTCCAGATTAAATGGATTTAACGAAATTAATCAGAAGGAATTAAATAAATTATTTGATTACTTACTTTTCTGTCTGGAGCAGGTCTGCGCAGACAAAGAAATGGATAGCCTCATTAAAGCACTAGATGGAAATTATGTTTTACCTGGACCAGGTGGAGATCCCATAAGAAATCCAGGTGTTTTGCCCAGTGGTAAAAATATTCATGCACTTGATCCTCAATCAATCCCAACTACAGCAGCAGTAGCTGCAGCGAAGTCTGTTGTTGACAAATTAATTGAAAGACAAAAGGAAGAACAAGGGACTTGGCCTGAAACAATAGCTTGTGTTTTATGGGGTACTGATAACATCAAAACTTATGGAGAATCACTGGCACAAATCTTATGGTTTGTTGGGGTAAAACCTAAACCAGATTCAGTTGGAAGAATTAACAAACTAGAATTAATCCCTTTAGAAGAATTAGGTAGGCCAAGAATAGATGTAGTAGTTAACTGTTCAGGAGTATTTAGAGATCTATTTATCAATCAAATGGCATTAATAGATCAGGCAGTCAAATTAGCAGCTGAAGCTGATGAACCATTGGAATCTAATTTTGTAAGGAAACATTCACTAGAACAAGCGGAAAAAGAAGGCACTTCTATCAGAGATGCTTCAGCTAGAGTATTCTCTAATGCAAGTGGAAGTTACAGCTCAAATGTTAATTTAGCCGTAGAAAATTCAACATGGGAGGAAGAAAATGAATTACAAGAAATGTATTTATCACGCAAAACATATGCTTTTAATGCCGATAATCCAGGTGAGATGAATCAGAAAAGAGAGGTATTTGAGTCAGTAATGAAAACAGCAGATGTTACATTTCAAAACCTTGATTCTTCTGAGATTTCATTAACAGATGTAAGTCATTATTTTGATTCTGATCCAACTAAATTGATAAAGACATTAAGAGATGACGGAAAAGAACCAAGTAGCTACATAGCAGATACAACCACTTCTAATGCTCAAGTTAGAACACTTGGAGAAACTATCAGATTAGACTCAAGAACAAAACTTTTAAATCCTAAATGGTACGAAGGTATGCTCAAATCTGGCTACGAAGGAGTTAGAGAACTTTCTAACAGACTTAATTACACTCTTGGTTGGAGTGCTACAAGCGGTCAAGTAGATAATTTTGTATATGAAGAAACTAATGAAACATTTATAAATGATGAAGAGATGAGGAAAAGATTAATGGATCTTAATCCCAATAGTTTCAGAAGAATTGTTGGTACATTGCTAGAAGTCAATGGTAGGGGATACTGGGAAACTTCAGATGAGAATATAGAACAGTTGAAAGAACTATACCAAGAGGTAGAGGATAAAATAGAAGGAGTTAAAGAATAA
- the folP gene encoding dihydropteroate synthase, protein MQIINKKNPWPKGWGQKTSIMGVINLTPDSFSDGGELNSSKKVLDQVNHFLSNGVDVIDLGAQSTRPGAEEVGSNIEIKRLIPYLKLIKFEFPDVLISIDTFNSEVAYEALLNGANWINDITGGRRDIKILDVVSKFNCPFVITHSRGNSKNMNQLSNYQNVVGDVKCSLDNLIKNALEKNISERNIIVDPGIGFSKDIIHNLEILRNLDVFKKWNLPILIGASRKRFIGEILNEKNPKERDVGTLAISCLCSQFNIDIVRVHNVRLNYQILKVADRIYRK, encoded by the coding sequence TTGCAAATTATCAATAAGAAAAATCCATGGCCAAAAGGCTGGGGCCAAAAAACTTCAATTATGGGAGTTATTAATTTAACTCCTGATTCATTTAGTGATGGTGGGGAATTAAACTCTTCAAAAAAAGTTTTAGATCAAGTAAATCACTTCTTGAGCAATGGTGTTGATGTTATTGATCTTGGTGCTCAAAGTACGAGACCAGGGGCTGAGGAAGTTGGATCTAATATAGAAATAAAAAGATTGATCCCATATCTAAAATTAATAAAATTTGAATTTCCAGATGTTTTAATTTCTATTGATACTTTTAATTCTGAAGTGGCTTACGAAGCTCTTTTAAATGGTGCTAATTGGATAAATGATATTACGGGAGGAAGAAGAGATATAAAAATTTTGGATGTTGTATCAAAATTCAACTGTCCATTCGTCATAACTCATAGTCGTGGTAATAGTAAAAATATGAATCAACTCTCTAATTACCAGAATGTAGTGGGTGATGTTAAGTGCTCGCTTGATAATTTAATCAAGAATGCTTTAGAAAAAAACATATCTGAAAGAAATATAATAGTGGATCCTGGAATTGGTTTTTCAAAGGATATCATTCATAATTTGGAAATCTTGAGAAACTTAGATGTATTTAAAAAATGGAATTTGCCAATTTTGATAGGTGCATCTAGGAAAAGATTTATAGGAGAAATTTTGAATGAGAAAAATCCAAAAGAAAGGGATGTAGGAACACTTGCAATAAGTTGTCTTTGTTCTCAATTTAATATTGACATTGTGAGAGTTCACAACGTGAGACTAAATTATCAAATCCTGAAAGTAGCTGATAGGATTTACAGAAAATAA
- the tpiA gene encoding triose-phosphate isomerase: MRKSVIAGNWKMHMTCAEAKSYLEEFIPLIKNIKDDRKVVIAPPFTAISTFSDHSDFDYLDISSQNIHWEEQGAFTAEISPKMLLEHRVSYAIVGHSEPRKYFSESDEQINKRAVFAQSSGLTPIVCVGETLEQRERGEADRVITRQVEQGLENTDPSNLIVAYEPIWAIGTGKTCEAEDANKICSLIRKLIGFNDVIIQYGGSVKPNNIDEIMSMSDIDGVLVGGASLDPNSFARIANYQ; this comes from the coding sequence TTGAGAAAATCTGTAATTGCTGGTAATTGGAAAATGCACATGACTTGTGCTGAAGCTAAATCCTATTTAGAAGAGTTTATTCCTTTAATAAAAAACATAAAAGATGATCGTAAAGTTGTTATTGCTCCACCTTTTACAGCTATTTCAACCTTTTCTGATCATTCTGATTTTGATTATTTAGATATTTCTAGTCAAAATATTCATTGGGAAGAGCAAGGAGCATTTACTGCAGAAATATCTCCAAAAATGCTTCTTGAACATCGTGTCTCATATGCAATCGTTGGACATAGTGAACCAAGGAAATATTTTAGTGAAAGTGATGAACAAATTAATAAAAGAGCAGTTTTTGCTCAATCTAGCGGACTTACTCCAATAGTTTGTGTTGGAGAAACATTAGAACAAAGAGAGAGAGGAGAAGCTGATAGAGTTATTACTAGACAGGTTGAACAAGGATTAGAAAATACCGATCCATCTAATTTAATTGTTGCCTATGAACCAATATGGGCTATTGGCACTGGGAAAACATGTGAGGCAGAAGACGCTAATAAGATATGTTCTTTGATTCGGAAATTAATAGGTTTTAATGATGTAATTATTCAATATGGAGGATCTGTTAAACCTAATAATATTGACGAAATCATGTCAATGAGCGATATTGATGGGGTGTTAGTTGGAGGGGCTTCATTAGATCCGAATAGTTTTGCGAGAATTGCAAATTATCAATAA
- a CDS encoding RNA-binding S4 domain-containing protein — MKLDQFLKWKNLVSSGGEAKIFIKSGSVKVNGVIETRRGRKLNKGDKVIFLKNELIFE; from the coding sequence ATGAAATTGGATCAATTCTTAAAATGGAAAAATTTGGTATCCTCTGGTGGCGAAGCAAAAATTTTTATTAAATCCGGTTCTGTTAAGGTTAATGGTGTAATTGAGACTAGGAGAGGTAGGAAGTTAAACAAGGGAGATAAAGTAATATTTCTAAAAAATGAATTAATTTTTGAATAA
- a CDS encoding ABC transporter ATP-binding protein, with translation MLVYVACWPLLAYFAGNLIPAIGSGDLSKVSSIIIKSLLVFLVQKTAQFGQDVYIAKPSLEISEVMRGNLFSRIQKIKMNSVENISAGDITYRLTEDADRVSEVIYKTAQDTIPCTLQLLAVIIYMFYLDWSLTVSTFVLAPLIILSVNSFGRRVLIASEKSQESTSNLAGLIGESINGMSTIRSFAAENWIEKRFHKRLSTNKKAKYKTLKLLAFQHPVVGFVEAFGILAILGLGAARINLGLLTSEEFSSFFAAILMLIDPISHISTNFNDYKQTEASIKRLKNINQEPLEDDKENLRRISNFEGKISFKKVNFAYKKDNQVLKNINLEINRGEVTAFVGASGAGKSTMLALILKFITPNNGDIFIDDKNLKILNTKDIRKNIALVQQQPFLFSGTIIDVIRMGRNFTKEEVIESARKANAHKFIQKLPEKYETEITERGSNFSGGQIQRIAIARAILGNPSILLLDEATSALDAESESEVQKGLNRAMKDRTVIVIAHRLATTQEANKIVVFDKGEIIEVGKHIDLINKPGIYKELCEKQLIKK, from the coding sequence ATGCTTGTTTACGTAGCTTGTTGGCCTTTATTAGCTTATTTCGCTGGAAACTTAATCCCAGCAATTGGATCAGGTGATCTCTCAAAAGTTTCTAGCATAATAATTAAGTCTTTATTAGTATTTTTAGTTCAGAAAACTGCTCAATTTGGACAGGATGTATACATAGCAAAACCATCTTTAGAAATTAGTGAAGTGATGAGAGGAAATTTATTTAGCAGAATTCAAAAAATAAAGATGAATTCTGTTGAAAATATTTCAGCCGGGGACATCACATATAGACTTACAGAAGATGCAGACAGGGTAAGCGAAGTTATATATAAAACAGCTCAAGATACTATTCCATGCACTTTACAGTTGTTAGCGGTAATAATCTATATGTTTTATTTAGACTGGTCACTAACAGTATCTACATTCGTTTTAGCACCATTGATTATTCTTTCAGTTAACAGTTTTGGAAGAAGAGTTTTAATAGCATCCGAAAAAAGTCAAGAATCAACAAGTAATTTAGCAGGTTTAATAGGTGAATCTATAAATGGAATGTCCACGATAAGATCTTTTGCTGCAGAAAATTGGATTGAGAAAAGATTTCATAAGAGATTAAGTACAAATAAAAAAGCAAAATATAAAACATTAAAACTACTTGCATTTCAACATCCAGTTGTAGGATTTGTCGAAGCATTTGGAATATTAGCAATATTAGGTTTAGGAGCCGCAAGAATCAATCTAGGCCTACTAACAAGCGAAGAATTTAGTAGTTTTTTTGCAGCAATATTAATGCTTATTGATCCAATAAGCCATATAAGTACAAATTTTAATGACTATAAACAGACAGAAGCCTCAATAAAAAGGTTGAAAAACATAAATCAAGAACCTTTGGAAGATGATAAAGAAAATTTACGAAGGATATCCAATTTTGAAGGCAAGATAAGTTTCAAGAAAGTAAATTTCGCTTACAAAAAAGATAATCAAGTACTTAAAAATATCAATTTAGAAATTAATAGAGGGGAAGTCACAGCATTTGTTGGAGCTTCTGGAGCTGGTAAAAGTACAATGTTGGCTTTGATATTAAAGTTTATAACTCCAAATAATGGAGACATTTTTATAGATGATAAAAATCTAAAAATATTAAATACAAAAGATATTAGAAAAAACATTGCATTAGTACAACAACAGCCTTTTTTGTTTTCAGGAACAATTATTGATGTAATAAGAATGGGCAGAAATTTCACCAAAGAAGAAGTAATAGAATCAGCAAGAAAAGCAAACGCTCACAAATTCATTCAAAAGCTTCCTGAAAAATATGAAACTGAGATAACTGAAAGAGGATCAAATTTCTCAGGTGGTCAGATCCAGAGGATAGCAATTGCTAGAGCAATACTTGGGAACCCCTCAATTCTTCTTTTAGATGAGGCCACAAGTGCATTAGATGCAGAATCAGAATCTGAGGTACAAAAAGGACTTAATAGAGCTATGAAAGATAGAACAGTTATTGTAATTGCTCATAGATTAGCCACTACTCAAGAGGCCAATAAAATAGTAGTTTTCGATAAAGGTGAAATTATTGAAGTTGGGAAACATATCGATTTAATAAATAAACCTGGAATTTATAAAGAATTATGTGAAAAACAATTGATTAAAAAATAA
- a CDS encoding DUF6447 family protein, with product MSENTNDSANPVLTFEGKKYLINELSNEIKESIKVLQIAETQLKMHQDTLKLLSISRNTLVNQLREQLKNLE from the coding sequence ATGAGCGAAAACACAAATGATTCTGCAAATCCAGTTCTAACCTTTGAAGGCAAAAAATATTTAATAAATGAACTTTCTAATGAAATAAAAGAATCTATAAAAGTACTACAAATAGCAGAGACACAACTTAAGATGCATCAAGATACTCTCAAATTACTTTCAATTAGTCGAAACACTTTAGTTAATCAATTAAGAGAACAACTGAAAAACTTAGAATAA
- the carB gene encoding carbamoyl-phosphate synthase large subunit yields MPQRGDLKKILILGSGPIVIGQACEFDYSGTQACKALRNSGYEIVLINSNPASIMTDPEIANKTYIEPLTPEIVSQIILREKPDAILPTMGGQTALNLAVKLSESNFLKQNNIELIGADLKAINKAEDRKLFKESMEKINVNVCPSGIASNLEEAKEVAKKINSYPLIIRPAFTLGGVGGGIAFNLEEFFELCKSGLEESPSNQILIEKSLIGWKEFELEVMRDTADNVVIVCSIENLDPMGVHTGDSITVAPAQTLTDKEYQRLRDLSLKIIKEVGVETGGSNIQFAINPSNGEVIVIEMNPRVSRSSALASKATGFPIAKIAALLSVGFTLDEIINDITKKTPACFEPSIDYVVTKIPRFAFEKFKGSSNTLSTAMKSVGESMAIGRSFEESFQKALRSLEVGVFGWECDSQDELKNESQIENILRNPTSERILLIKKAMQLGKTNTYIQEVTNIDLWFIEKLRNIFNFENDFLKDKELYTLDRDLMLHAKQLGFSDQQIAKLTNSEFFEVRRYRKKLDIIPIYKTVDTCSAEFSSSTPYHYSTYEESFINFNSQIFDNEISENSKSEKIMILGGGPNRIGQGIEFDYCCCHASYQASTNGYKTIMVNSNPETVSTDYDTSDILYFEPVTLEDVLNIIEAENPYGLIVQFGGQTPLKLSLPLFEWLKSKDGVRTGSKILGTSPISIDLAEDREEFTKILEELSIRQPLNGIARNQNEAEIVAKNIGFPLVVRPSYVLGGRAMEIVNDQNELSRYISEAVKVSPDHPILLDQYLNNAIEIDVDALCDSEGSVVIAGLMEHVEPAGIHSGDSACCLPSISLSSSTIENVRNWTKLIAQRLNVVGLINLQFAVINTNNKKNKLFILEANPRASRTVPFVSKAIGKPVAKLATQLMQGFTLEDLNFTEEFSPKYQAVKEAVLPFKRFPGSDTLLGPEMRSTGEVMGLAKDFGIAYAKSELAAGNGVPSEGVAFLSTNDLDKKNLEEVARELLILGFKLIATKGTAAYLVNLGIQVGEVLKVHEGRPNIEDLIRSGLVQLIINTPIDSQAIHDDAYLRRAALEYNIPTFTTIRGAKAAIKAIKALQYKKINTYSLQEIHNY; encoded by the coding sequence ATGCCTCAAAGAGGTGATCTAAAAAAAATTCTTATTCTAGGTTCGGGACCGATTGTTATAGGACAAGCATGCGAATTTGATTACTCTGGCACTCAAGCTTGCAAAGCTTTAAGAAATTCTGGTTATGAAATCGTCTTAATAAATTCAAATCCAGCATCAATAATGACTGATCCTGAGATCGCAAACAAAACATATATTGAGCCATTGACTCCTGAAATTGTTTCTCAGATCATTTTAAGAGAAAAACCCGATGCGATTCTACCTACTATGGGAGGTCAAACCGCTTTGAATCTTGCGGTTAAATTATCAGAATCAAATTTTTTAAAGCAAAATAATATTGAATTAATTGGTGCTGATTTAAAAGCTATTAATAAAGCTGAAGATAGAAAATTATTTAAAGAATCAATGGAGAAAATAAATGTAAATGTTTGTCCTTCTGGTATCGCATCTAATCTGGAGGAAGCTAAAGAGGTAGCCAAAAAAATTAATTCTTATCCTCTTATTATAAGGCCTGCTTTTACATTAGGTGGAGTAGGTGGTGGAATTGCTTTTAACCTTGAAGAATTTTTTGAGTTGTGTAAATCAGGTTTAGAGGAAAGTCCAAGTAATCAAATATTGATTGAAAAATCACTTATTGGATGGAAAGAATTTGAACTTGAGGTAATGAGAGACACTGCTGACAATGTAGTAATAGTTTGCAGCATTGAAAATTTAGACCCAATGGGTGTTCACACTGGAGATTCGATTACTGTAGCACCTGCACAGACTTTAACAGATAAGGAGTATCAGAGATTAAGGGATTTGTCATTGAAAATCATTAAAGAAGTAGGAGTTGAAACAGGAGGAAGTAATATTCAATTTGCAATAAATCCATCTAATGGAGAAGTAATTGTTATAGAAATGAATCCCCGCGTTAGTAGATCCTCTGCTTTAGCAAGTAAAGCAACTGGATTCCCCATAGCTAAGATTGCAGCTTTATTATCGGTGGGCTTTACACTTGATGAGATTATTAATGACATTACAAAAAAAACACCTGCATGTTTTGAGCCATCAATTGATTATGTAGTTACTAAGATCCCAAGATTTGCCTTTGAAAAGTTTAAAGGCTCTTCAAATACTTTAAGCACTGCCATGAAATCTGTGGGTGAGTCAATGGCAATAGGCCGTTCTTTTGAAGAATCATTTCAGAAAGCATTAAGGTCTTTAGAAGTAGGTGTTTTTGGATGGGAATGTGATTCACAAGATGAATTAAAAAATGAGAGTCAAATTGAAAATATTTTAAGAAACCCTACATCTGAAAGAATTCTCCTAATTAAAAAAGCTATGCAGCTTGGTAAAACTAATACTTATATTCAAGAAGTTACAAATATAGATTTATGGTTTATCGAAAAATTACGTAATATCTTTAATTTTGAAAATGATTTTTTGAAAGATAAGGAACTTTATACTCTTGATAGGGATTTGATGTTACATGCTAAACAATTAGGGTTTTCAGATCAACAGATAGCTAAGTTAACTAACTCTGAGTTTTTTGAAGTAAGAAGATATAGAAAAAAACTTGATATAATTCCAATCTATAAAACTGTTGATACTTGTTCAGCAGAATTCTCATCATCAACTCCCTATCATTATTCAACTTACGAAGAATCTTTCATTAATTTTAATTCTCAAATTTTTGATAACGAGATTTCAGAAAATAGTAAATCAGAAAAAATTATGATTTTAGGAGGAGGTCCTAACAGAATTGGTCAGGGAATAGAATTTGATTATTGTTGTTGTCATGCATCATATCAAGCTTCTACAAATGGTTATAAAACAATAATGGTTAATAGTAACCCTGAAACTGTATCAACAGATTATGATACTAGCGATATTTTATATTTTGAGCCTGTAACTTTGGAGGATGTGCTCAACATAATAGAAGCTGAAAATCCTTATGGTTTGATTGTTCAATTTGGAGGTCAAACTCCACTGAAATTATCATTACCTTTATTTGAATGGCTTAAATCTAAGGATGGGGTCAGAACTGGATCAAAAATTCTTGGTACTTCTCCCATATCTATCGATTTAGCAGAAGATAGAGAGGAATTTACAAAAATTCTTGAAGAATTAAGTATCAGACAACCTTTAAACGGTATTGCACGTAATCAAAATGAAGCAGAAATAGTAGCAAAAAATATAGGATTTCCTTTGGTTGTAAGACCTTCTTATGTTTTAGGTGGAAGGGCAATGGAAATTGTTAATGATCAGAATGAATTATCGAGATATATTTCTGAAGCAGTTAAGGTATCACCTGATCATCCAATCCTTCTTGATCAATATTTGAATAATGCAATTGAGATAGATGTTGATGCTTTATGCGATTCAGAGGGGTCGGTTGTAATTGCTGGCCTAATGGAACATGTGGAACCTGCAGGAATTCATTCAGGAGATTCAGCTTGTTGCTTACCGTCCATTTCTCTCTCATCATCCACAATAGAAAATGTAAGGAACTGGACTAAATTAATTGCACAAAGATTAAATGTTGTTGGTTTAATTAATTTGCAATTTGCAGTAATAAATACAAATAATAAAAAAAATAAACTATTTATTCTTGAAGCAAATCCAAGAGCATCCAGGACAGTTCCATTTGTTTCAAAAGCCATAGGTAAACCAGTTGCAAAATTAGCTACTCAGTTAATGCAAGGCTTTACATTAGAAGATCTTAATTTTACAGAAGAATTTTCCCCAAAATATCAGGCAGTAAAAGAAGCCGTTTTACCTTTTAAAAGATTTCCTGGATCTGATACATTACTTGGTCCTGAAATGAGATCTACTGGAGAAGTAATGGGTTTAGCTAAAGATTTTGGAATTGCTTATGCCAAGTCGGAATTGGCAGCAGGTAATGGTGTTCCTTCAGAAGGAGTAGCTTTTCTATCTACAAATGATTTGGATAAAAAAAATCTTGAGGAAGTTGCTAGAGAACTTTTGATTTTAGGATTTAAATTAATCGCAACAAAAGGTACAGCTGCGTATTTGGTGAATTTAGGAATTCAAGTTGGAGAAGTGCTAAAAGTTCATGAAGGAAGACCTAATATTGAGGACCTAATACGTTCGGGACTTGTTCAATTAATAATTAATACTCCAATTGACTCACAGGCTATTCATGATGATGCTTATTTAAGACGTGCTGCTTTAGAATATAATATTCCAACTTTTACAACTATTCGTGGAGCAAAGGCAGCGATTAAGGCGATCAAAGCTCTGCAATATAAAAAGATTAATACTTACTCTCTACAAGAAATCCATAATTATTAA